Proteins encoded together in one Aminipila butyrica window:
- a CDS encoding glutathione peroxidase → MNIYDYSVINPAGENISLKDYEGKVIIIVNTATGCGFTPQYKPLEAMYEQYHEQGLEILDIPCNQFAGQTPGTDEEIHQFCTLRYNTQFPQMKKSDVNGEHALPLYGYLKSQKGFEGFGKGAKALAMDLMLKKIDKNFKSNPDIKWNFTKFVIDRNGSVVARFEPTADMKELERCVTSLL, encoded by the coding sequence ATGAACATTTATGATTATTCTGTTATAAACCCCGCTGGAGAGAACATTTCCCTCAAAGATTATGAGGGTAAAGTGATAATAATTGTGAACACGGCAACTGGCTGCGGATTTACCCCTCAGTATAAGCCCTTGGAGGCGATGTACGAGCAATATCACGAACAAGGTTTGGAAATCCTTGATATTCCCTGCAATCAATTTGCTGGGCAAACGCCAGGCACAGATGAAGAGATTCACCAGTTCTGTACCCTTCGCTACAATACGCAGTTCCCGCAGATGAAGAAATCCGACGTAAATGGTGAGCATGCTTTGCCGCTGTATGGTTATTTAAAGAGCCAAAAAGGATTTGAGGGATTTGGTAAGGGCGCGAAAGCACTGGCGATGGATTTAATGCTGAAAAAAATAGATAAGAATTTCAAAAGCAATCCAGATATTAAGTGGAACTTCACCAAGTTTGTAATTGATCGAAATGGTAGCGTTGTTGCCCGCTTTGAGCCGACTGCAGATATGAAAGAGCTGGAGCGTTGCGTGACATCCCTGTTATAA
- a CDS encoding alpha/beta hydrolase family protein, whose protein sequence is MKLNADNLFKDTIYENKEDMPKSMAVDILSGNSHLYGYMLLPGVEYEKKHPCVLMFHGFPGYTTNNDLEHALRRMGCIVVHVNHRGAWGSEGKYLFSNLVEDAVSIARWAVSEKIAKAYDIDTENIFLAGHSMGGMTVINAMRKLPFIKGVIAIAPYDLHYWFESGKEGKLLDMIQLEGKCLQHDSDEFVFVDAWKQHRQLALENAHEDLQGRNVLFIGADLDDVAPPKEMIEPLWNKLKEANPFQENRKGFVQEYVTLHTDHALCGNRVKLTQITGQWIEKIVGDSA, encoded by the coding sequence ATGAAACTAAATGCAGATAATTTATTTAAAGATACAATCTATGAAAATAAGGAGGATATGCCTAAATCGATGGCTGTTGACATCCTCAGCGGCAACTCACACCTATACGGATATATGTTATTGCCAGGAGTGGAGTATGAAAAGAAACACCCCTGTGTGTTAATGTTTCATGGATTTCCGGGGTATACAACTAATAATGACTTGGAACACGCCCTACGCAGGATGGGCTGCATTGTAGTGCATGTAAATCATAGAGGGGCCTGGGGAAGTGAAGGGAAATATCTGTTCAGCAACCTGGTAGAAGATGCGGTATCGATTGCAAGGTGGGCTGTTAGTGAAAAAATTGCAAAAGCATATGACATTGATACGGAAAATATTTTTCTTGCCGGGCACAGCATGGGTGGAATGACTGTCATCAATGCCATGAGAAAGCTGCCCTTTATTAAAGGCGTCATTGCTATCGCCCCATATGATCTTCACTATTGGTTTGAAAGCGGCAAAGAAGGAAAGCTTTTAGATATGATTCAACTAGAGGGCAAATGCTTACAGCATGACAGTGATGAGTTCGTATTTGTCGATGCATGGAAACAGCATCGCCAGTTGGCATTAGAAAATGCACATGAGGATTTACAAGGGCGCAATGTTTTGTTTATTGGCGCCGATTTAGATGACGTAGCTCCGCCAAAAGAAATGATTGAACCCTTATGGAACAAACTGAAAGAAGCAAATCCTTTCCAGGAAAACAGAAAGGGTTTTGTACAAGAATATGTGACATTGCATACCGACCACGCTCTTTGCGGCAATCGGGTGAAATTGACGCAGATAACTGGTCAATGGATTGAAAAGATAGTTGGAGATTCCGCGTAG
- a CDS encoding hydrolase, translated as MTREEAWQLLVEFNKDEFHLEHAQVVESTMKYFAKKLGYEGEAEFWGIVGLLHDLDFEQFPEKHCIKEQEILRERSVDEKIIHAVASHGYGITVDIKPEHEMEKILYAVDELTGLIGAVVIMRPSKSIQDLEVKSVKKKYKSKGFAAGCSREVIERGADMLGWTLDELIQQTINALKTFRP; from the coding sequence ATGACCAGAGAAGAAGCGTGGCAGTTATTAGTAGAATTCAATAAGGACGAGTTTCATTTAGAGCATGCACAGGTTGTGGAAAGTACAATGAAGTATTTCGCAAAAAAACTTGGCTATGAAGGAGAGGCTGAATTCTGGGGAATTGTCGGTTTACTTCACGATTTAGACTTTGAGCAGTTTCCGGAAAAGCACTGTATTAAAGAACAGGAAATACTGAGAGAACGGAGCGTAGATGAAAAAATCATCCACGCAGTTGCCAGTCACGGTTATGGCATCACGGTTGATATAAAGCCAGAACATGAAATGGAGAAAATTTTATACGCCGTGGACGAACTGACCGGGTTGATTGGGGCAGTAGTCATTATGAGGCCGTCTAAAAGCATTCAGGACTTAGAAGTAAAGTCGGTAAAAAAGAAATATAAAAGCAAGGGATTTGCCGCGGGCTGCTCCCGTGAAGTCATAGAAAGAGGTGCAGATATGTTAGGGTGGACTTTGGATGAGTTGATTCAACAGACCATAAATGCACTAAAGACTTTTAGACCATAG
- a CDS encoding class II aldolase/adducin family protein, whose product MNLEKLRPAEQLCRVMSRIYDAKLTTVSGGNLSLRDDAGNVWVTPSGGDKGRYQPSEMLRIGSDGQVENGGKPSVETGIHRSLLADRPEFKAVVHAHPAGLVAISLLRQLPELRLLPQVAAAVKEICLAAYGCPGSEELRENVAREFCNKSDVRAAILENHGAFVASEEGLQHAFGIFQDLDFSIRLQAKAHYFSGQAPRRISQEQLERYQQAEQPVWQVLASEETESVSLGERDVQEQMIDFCNRAYARGLFTQNIGVISVRLEENSFLITASGADNGELTPEEIVKVQGQKVQGSRRPSKSASLHQKIYQENPHINAIIMAAPEHAMVFAVTQAEYDLKTIPECYIVLREKIRKFPFGATIEQQEELAAYFKNQSPVAMVENDCCICTGASLFNAFDKLEVLEFSSQAVITARMLPGTLQPITEEQVEEIKNRFNIV is encoded by the coding sequence ATGAATCTGGAAAAGCTTAGGCCAGCAGAGCAGCTTTGCCGTGTTATGTCTCGGATTTATGACGCCAAGCTCACTACTGTTTCAGGTGGAAACCTGTCCCTAAGGGATGACGCTGGAAATGTGTGGGTGACTCCTTCTGGGGGAGACAAGGGGCGGTATCAGCCTTCCGAGATGTTGAGAATCGGTTCTGACGGGCAAGTGGAAAACGGCGGAAAACCATCGGTGGAGACGGGTATTCATCGGTCTCTTTTAGCAGACCGGCCAGAATTTAAGGCCGTAGTTCACGCCCATCCCGCCGGGCTGGTGGCAATCAGCCTGCTGAGGCAGCTGCCGGAGCTCAGGCTCCTGCCACAGGTGGCTGCTGCCGTTAAGGAGATTTGTTTGGCGGCATATGGGTGTCCTGGCAGTGAGGAGCTGCGAGAAAATGTGGCCAGAGAATTTTGCAATAAGAGCGATGTAAGGGCGGCGATCTTGGAGAATCATGGGGCTTTTGTCGCCAGTGAAGAAGGCTTGCAGCATGCCTTTGGCATTTTTCAGGATTTGGATTTCAGTATTCGGCTTCAGGCAAAGGCCCATTACTTTTCTGGGCAGGCTCCTCGACGGATTTCTCAGGAGCAGTTAGAGCGGTATCAGCAAGCGGAGCAGCCGGTTTGGCAGGTGTTGGCATCAGAAGAAACAGAGTCTGTTTCTTTGGGAGAAAGAGACGTGCAAGAGCAGATGATCGATTTTTGCAACCGAGCTTATGCTCGTGGATTGTTCACCCAGAATATTGGCGTGATTTCCGTCCGTTTGGAGGAGAACAGCTTTTTGATTACTGCCAGTGGAGCGGACAATGGGGAATTGACGCCGGAGGAGATTGTTAAAGTCCAAGGACAAAAGGTCCAAGGAAGCAGGCGGCCTTCCAAGAGTGCCAGTCTTCATCAGAAGATTTATCAAGAAAATCCTCATATCAATGCAATTATCATGGCTGCTCCCGAGCATGCAATGGTCTTTGCCGTTACTCAGGCAGAGTACGATTTGAAGACCATTCCTGAGTGTTATATTGTCTTGCGTGAAAAGATTCGTAAGTTTCCCTTTGGGGCCACGATTGAGCAACAGGAAGAACTGGCGGCTTATTTTAAAAATCAGTCACCGGTAGCCATGGTGGAAAACGACTGCTGCATTTGTACGGGCGCTAGCCTGTTTAACGCTTTTGATAAGCTGGAGGTGCTGGAGTTCAGTTCCCAAGCTGTGATTACGGCCCGGATGTTGCCAGGAACGTTACAGCCCATTACGGAGGAGCAGGTGGAAGAAATCAAGAATCGTTTTAACATTGTATAG
- the rpsF gene encoding 30S ribosomal protein S6 yields the protein MTNYEVMFIIDPTLEDAKKEAAVATVQEIIAADGEVGKVDIWGMKKLAYPIQKKNEGYYVVAEFKASTELPKELDRRLRISDAFMRHLIVNKDEK from the coding sequence ATGACAAATTATGAGGTTATGTTCATTATCGACCCAACATTAGAAGATGCAAAGAAGGAAGCGGCAGTAGCTACTGTACAGGAAATCATTGCAGCTGACGGCGAAGTTGGTAAGGTTGATATTTGGGGCATGAAGAAGTTGGCTTACCCAATCCAGAAGAAGAATGAAGGCTACTATGTAGTGGCTGAATTCAAGGCCAGCACGGAACTGCCGAAGGAATTAGACAGAAGACTGAGAATTTCAGATGCGTTTATGAGACATCTGATCGTGAACAAGGATGAGAAATAG
- a CDS encoding MarR family winged helix-turn-helix transcriptional regulator, translating into MEEKNNYDRLKLENQLCFPLYACARKVVNRYTPYLKPLGITYTQYLVFLVLWEQDGLTVGELGQKLYLDNGTLTPLLKKMEAAGHITRTRSKEDERVVQVFLTPEGRNLREEAKDIPAKMQECLSVSPEQAKQLYQLLYEVLNMA; encoded by the coding sequence ATGGAAGAGAAAAACAATTATGATAGGCTAAAGCTGGAAAACCAGCTGTGCTTTCCTTTATACGCCTGTGCCCGCAAGGTGGTCAACCGATATACCCCTTATTTAAAGCCTCTGGGCATTACCTATACACAGTACCTCGTGTTTCTGGTCCTGTGGGAGCAGGACGGTCTCACTGTGGGAGAGTTAGGGCAGAAGCTGTATTTAGACAACGGTACCTTGACGCCCTTACTAAAGAAAATGGAAGCTGCTGGCCATATTACCCGTACTAGAAGCAAGGAAGATGAGCGGGTGGTGCAAGTCTTTCTGACGCCAGAAGGAAGGAATCTCCGAGAGGAGGCTAAAGACATCCCGGCAAAGATGCAGGAATGTTTGTCCGTGTCTCCAGAGCAGGCCAAACAGCTCTATCAACTTTTATATGAGGTGTTAAATATGGCTTAA
- a CDS encoding ferredoxin domain-containing protein, whose protein sequence is MKYTGEDAEKRAALAVADLMAAAARTAPKGCGVDNIEVLILDGEEKAQLAAEMRRVAKEIDAEFFDRDAGNLEVCHCIVLIGIKDNPLGLENCGYCGFENCGLMKQAGANCTFNITDLGIAVGSAVSVAADNRMDNRVFYSAGKTAVLSGVFSKDVRVAYGIPLSTSGKSIFFDRNPGAVLV, encoded by the coding sequence ATGAAATATACAGGTGAAGATGCCGAAAAGAGGGCGGCTTTAGCGGTAGCCGATCTCATGGCGGCGGCGGCCAGAACAGCTCCAAAGGGCTGTGGTGTGGATAACATAGAGGTGCTTATTTTGGACGGAGAAGAAAAGGCTCAGCTAGCGGCGGAGATGCGGCGGGTCGCTAAAGAAATTGATGCCGAGTTCTTTGACCGGGACGCCGGCAACCTAGAAGTCTGTCACTGCATTGTACTTATTGGCATTAAAGATAATCCCCTGGGTCTTGAAAACTGTGGCTACTGCGGATTTGAAAACTGCGGGCTCATGAAGCAGGCCGGGGCAAATTGCACCTTTAACATTACAGACCTGGGGATAGCTGTTGGCTCTGCTGTCTCCGTGGCAGCAGACAACCGCATGGACAACCGGGTATTTTATTCCGCTGGAAAAACCGCCGTTCTCTCTGGGGTTTTCTCTAAAGATGTACGGGTGGCCTACGGAATCCCCCTTTCCACTTCTGGTAAGAGCATTTTCTTTGACCGAAATCCTGGAGCGGTATTGGTATAG
- a CDS encoding S-layer homology domain-containing protein → MKNKRILSWIVAIVLVLSLAPTVSMAEESLGDSIEGTSVTLESLDTPAEVEGPAEVVFAGGEGTQDEPYQIETEEQLDSVREHLDNYFVLQNNLDLSDYEGWKPIGILTYSQDVDMKTGDMDLTKAFSGSFDGQDHTISGINVTTDQDMLGVGGLFACSTGKISNLKVEKVTVTGDKTSMAVGGVVGYAIKGEISKVEVKDATVTGINCVGGIVGGSSANLSYCVAEDANIVVIGNNDFANGRIVQCDVAECGGLVVGGAFNGSVNNCTATGTVTAEGTEPVGLGGIGGCLQSMESITGNTANVIIKTTKGGHAIGGLCGYAGIGNEGTGADQGTVNEPTKIFDCHVTVNIDAPGATHVGGLVGTGLYFYGMEDRFNVENCTVEGTILAGTEEPSIYGMTVPGGVAGRATGCDVSGCNFDSLTINGQQANTEVGTTNTMYESGDQYDEEQDSGALLYGLTGTYQPLFEEATFKDEYSHYWYDYCAAILGKENADIAVATLKKSIGGSIFGQEAVAAYNEHPENTQFACGFINGVSKITFNGTQISGIDKDGQNLFSHPYRYVGYKASTDQEGFNFYIFESTSGNEDEYKYFALCPDTPATTHHIEFRYGRDMNELLQLYAGDYAYWMGSGIATSALTDPKEVTLEQVIGLFCLENMNYTEARTPSSLAGVTDLVGTWDADLSGYPELAGKSLYCVLKADGTGTTYLDGAVTDTYRFYAYDNDGKADTKTGIYVAYNEEPESSKYTITTENGKTVLAFYSAEGNHLISYTLRTSSSSGGKGHSGSKNNSRNTASAPTTSTPAETTPKTSEGVTDNSQKNFSDVAKNAYYANAVQWALEKGITAGTSGTTFAPGGSCSRAQTVTFLWRAAGSPQPVSKTNPFTDVNPEDYYYDAVLWALEKGITEGTSATTFGSDATVTRSQTAVFLWRATGSPAADKANSFKDVAEADYYYNAVQWAAQNGITTGVSDTTFSAGDPCTRGQIVTFLYRNAQ, encoded by the coding sequence ATGAAAAATAAAAGAATTTTATCTTGGATTGTTGCGATTGTTCTGGTATTGTCGCTAGCGCCGACGGTGTCCATGGCAGAGGAATCCCTTGGCGATTCCATTGAAGGCACAAGCGTTACGTTGGAGTCCCTTGATACACCAGCTGAAGTCGAAGGGCCTGCAGAGGTGGTTTTCGCCGGAGGGGAAGGCACGCAGGATGAACCTTATCAAATTGAGACGGAAGAACAGTTGGACAGTGTACGTGAGCACTTAGATAATTACTTTGTCTTACAAAATAATCTGGACTTATCCGATTATGAGGGTTGGAAACCCATCGGCATCTTGACTTATTCGCAAGACGTAGATATGAAGACGGGAGATATGGACTTGACGAAGGCTTTTTCTGGCAGCTTTGATGGACAAGACCATACCATTTCAGGTATAAACGTGACTACAGATCAGGATATGCTGGGCGTAGGCGGTCTGTTTGCTTGCTCCACGGGGAAGATCTCAAACCTTAAGGTTGAAAAGGTGACCGTCACTGGTGATAAAACTAGTATGGCTGTGGGTGGTGTTGTAGGTTATGCCATAAAAGGGGAGATTTCAAAAGTAGAAGTCAAAGATGCCACGGTCACTGGGATTAACTGCGTAGGTGGAATCGTCGGAGGCAGTAGTGCTAATCTGAGTTACTGTGTGGCAGAGGATGCAAACATCGTTGTAATCGGCAATAATGATTTCGCTAATGGACGCATCGTTCAGTGCGACGTTGCGGAGTGTGGCGGCTTAGTAGTTGGCGGGGCCTTTAACGGCAGCGTCAACAATTGCACGGCTACAGGTACTGTTACAGCGGAGGGAACTGAGCCCGTTGGACTGGGTGGCATCGGCGGCTGCCTTCAGAGCATGGAGTCCATTACGGGTAACACGGCAAATGTTATCATTAAAACCACCAAAGGCGGCCATGCCATTGGCGGGCTGTGTGGCTATGCTGGCATAGGCAATGAAGGTACCGGAGCGGATCAGGGAACCGTCAACGAGCCCACCAAGATTTTCGATTGTCATGTAACGGTTAATATTGACGCCCCAGGAGCAACCCATGTCGGCGGGCTAGTGGGTACTGGCCTTTATTTCTATGGCATGGAGGATCGTTTTAATGTTGAGAATTGCACGGTAGAAGGCACAATTCTTGCGGGGACGGAGGAGCCCTCTATCTATGGAATGACGGTTCCCGGTGGCGTAGCAGGCCGAGCAACCGGGTGTGATGTAAGCGGTTGCAATTTTGATAGTCTGACAATCAATGGGCAGCAGGCAAATACCGAGGTAGGAACAACCAATACCATGTACGAAAGCGGAGATCAGTACGATGAAGAGCAGGATAGCGGAGCACTTCTCTATGGATTGACCGGGACTTATCAGCCACTGTTTGAAGAAGCCACTTTCAAGGACGAGTACAGCCATTACTGGTATGATTATTGCGCAGCTATTCTCGGTAAAGAAAATGCGGATATAGCAGTAGCCACTCTTAAAAAAAGTATAGGCGGCAGTATTTTTGGACAGGAAGCAGTAGCCGCTTATAATGAACATCCTGAAAATACGCAGTTTGCCTGCGGGTTTATCAATGGTGTAAGTAAAATAACTTTCAATGGAACCCAGATTAGCGGTATAGACAAAGATGGGCAAAATCTTTTCTCGCATCCTTACCGTTATGTTGGTTATAAAGCATCTACCGATCAGGAGGGATTTAACTTTTATATTTTTGAAAGTACCAGTGGCAATGAGGATGAATATAAATACTTTGCATTATGCCCGGATACACCAGCAACCACCCACCATATTGAGTTCCGCTACGGGAGAGATATGAACGAGTTGTTACAGCTCTATGCAGGAGATTATGCATATTGGATGGGATCAGGCATTGCCACAAGTGCATTGACAGATCCAAAGGAAGTCACGCTTGAGCAGGTTATTGGGTTATTCTGCTTGGAAAATATGAACTACACTGAAGCACGGACACCTAGTTCCCTTGCGGGCGTGACTGATTTGGTAGGAACTTGGGACGCAGATTTGAGCGGGTATCCTGAGTTGGCGGGGAAAAGCCTGTATTGTGTATTGAAAGCTGACGGAACAGGGACCACCTATCTAGACGGTGCCGTGACAGATACGTATCGCTTCTACGCTTATGATAATGACGGCAAAGCTGACACCAAGACCGGCATTTATGTGGCCTACAATGAAGAACCTGAGTCCAGCAAATATACGATAACAACAGAAAATGGAAAGACTGTTCTAGCATTTTACTCCGCAGAGGGCAACCACCTAATCTCTTATACTTTGCGTACCTCTAGCAGCTCTGGTGGCAAGGGGCATTCCGGAAGCAAAAATAATTCAAGAAACACAGCTTCTGCACCCACTACTTCCACCCCGGCTGAGACTACCCCTAAAACCAGTGAAGGCGTCACCGATAATTCTCAGAAAAATTTCAGTGACGTCGCTAAAAATGCTTACTATGCCAATGCGGTTCAGTGGGCGTTAGAAAAAGGTATTACAGCAGGAACCAGCGGTACGACCTTTGCGCCAGGAGGAAGCTGCTCTCGTGCACAGACGGTAACCTTCCTGTGGCGTGCTGCGGGCAGCCCTCAGCCGGTAAGCAAGACCAATCCTTTTACGGATGTGAATCCAGAGGATTACTACTACGATGCCGTACTATGGGCTTTAGAGAAAGGAATCACCGAAGGAACGTCTGCTACTACCTTTGGCTCCGATGCTACCGTGACCCGCAGCCAGACCGCTGTTTTCCTGTGGCGCGCTACGGGCAGCCCGGCAGCGGATAAGGCGAATTCTTTTAAGGATGTGGCCGAGGCAGACTATTACTATAATGCGGTTCAGTGGGCTGCGCAGAATGGGATTACCACTGGCGTAAGCGATACGACATTTAGCGCTGGGGATCCTTGCACCCGCGGTCAAATCGTAACCTTCCTCTATCGCAATGCGCAGTAA
- a CDS encoding single-stranded DNA-binding protein, with the protein MNSVVLIGRLTRDPEVRYTPSTQMAVASFTLAIDRPTGQGKEKQTDFPRITVFGRQAENCERFLTKGRLVGVQGRIQTGSYKNKEGVTVYTTDVVASNVEFLEWGDRGGEPARGGSSVPTGFQQMDEPSIPEGFSSLDDDDIPF; encoded by the coding sequence ATGAATAGTGTAGTTCTCATTGGTAGACTTACTAGAGACCCTGAGGTTCGATATACACCTAGCACCCAGATGGCTGTAGCTAGTTTTACGCTAGCCATCGATCGGCCCACCGGTCAGGGTAAGGAAAAACAGACGGACTTCCCGCGGATAACCGTATTTGGCAGACAGGCTGAAAATTGTGAGCGATTTCTTACAAAAGGCAGACTTGTAGGAGTTCAGGGAAGAATCCAGACTGGAAGCTACAAAAATAAAGAAGGTGTGACCGTATACACCACAGATGTTGTAGCAAGCAATGTGGAATTTCTGGAATGGGGAGACAGAGGCGGAGAACCGGCCCGAGGCGGCAGTTCAGTACCTACTGGATTCCAGCAGATGGATGAGCCATCTATTCCGGAAGGATTTTCATCGTTGGACGATGACGATATTCCATTCTAA
- the rpsR gene encoding 30S ribosomal protein S18, translating into MMDKRRGGMRRKKVCQFCADKTEAIDYKDVDKLKKYVTERGKILPKRITGTCAIHQREVTKAIKRARIVALLPYVAD; encoded by the coding sequence ATGATGGATAAAAGACGCGGCGGCATGCGGAGAAAGAAAGTATGCCAGTTCTGTGCAGATAAGACAGAAGCTATCGATTACAAAGATGTAGATAAATTGAAGAAGTATGTTACCGAAAGAGGTAAGATTCTTCCGAAGAGAATTACTGGAACTTGTGCTATACATCAGAGAGAAGTTACCAAGGCAATTAAGAGAGCGAGAATTGTTGCTCTTCTGCCTTACGTAGCAGACTAG
- a CDS encoding ribokinase, with protein MKVLNFGSLNIDWVYNVDHFVRPGETMSALEVARYCGGKGSNQSVALAKAGASVFHAGGIGSDGLFLKENLAENGVNVEFVQEMDVPTGNAFIQVDRSGQNCIILFGGANQQITPSFAQEVLGTFAAGDMLILQNEISSLKEIVDMAYDQGMQIVLNPSPMDEKIHQLDLSKITYFLMNEIEGEEITGSNQPEEILDIMIQRYPQSRVVLTLGDKGVRYAEGNKRISWGSYEVPVVDTTSAGDTFTGYFISALTANLQVEQALERASKAAALAVSSKGASISIPLPAQVDNCQLSLKK; from the coding sequence ATGAAGGTATTAAATTTTGGTTCCTTAAATATAGACTGGGTCTACAACGTCGATCACTTTGTCAGACCGGGAGAAACCATGTCAGCCTTGGAGGTGGCCCGGTACTGTGGGGGGAAAGGCTCTAATCAATCTGTGGCGCTAGCTAAAGCAGGAGCATCGGTTTTCCATGCCGGAGGAATTGGCAGCGACGGCCTCTTCCTAAAGGAAAACTTGGCGGAAAACGGCGTGAATGTGGAGTTTGTCCAAGAGATGGATGTACCTACAGGTAACGCTTTTATTCAAGTGGACAGAAGCGGTCAAAATTGCATCATTCTTTTTGGGGGAGCCAATCAGCAGATTACTCCGTCTTTTGCGCAGGAGGTATTGGGTACCTTTGCGGCCGGGGATATGTTAATTCTGCAAAATGAAATTAGTTCCTTAAAAGAAATTGTAGATATGGCCTATGACCAGGGCATGCAGATTGTTCTCAACCCTAGTCCAATGGATGAGAAAATCCATCAACTGGATTTAAGCAAGATTACTTATTTTCTCATGAATGAAATCGAAGGAGAAGAAATTACCGGCAGTAATCAGCCTGAGGAGATTCTTGATATCATGATTCAAAGATATCCCCAAAGCCGGGTCGTTTTGACTTTAGGGGATAAGGGTGTTCGCTATGCAGAAGGCAACAAGCGAATCTCCTGGGGCAGCTATGAGGTTCCGGTGGTAGATACTACCAGCGCCGGGGACACTTTTACGGGATATTTCATTTCGGCATTGACAGCAAATTTGCAGGTGGAGCAGGCTTTGGAGCGAGCTTCCAAAGCAGCGGCCTTGGCGGTGTCCTCTAAGGGTGCCTCTATTTCTATTCCTTTGCCGGCACAAGTGGACAACTGCCAACTTAGCCTAAAAAAGTAA
- a CDS encoding sugar phosphate nucleotidyltransferase: MNEPVLVIMAAGMGSRYGGLKQMDPVGSAGELIIDFSLYDAYLAGFKEVICVIKREIEEDFKALMAGRADRYLNIRYAFQDLKDLPEGHEVPEGREKPWGTCHAVLSCREMIQGPFAVINADDYYGPGAFQSMYEFLSQAKDDHKYRYCMIGYQIENTLTENGTVARGVCQISGDGFLQEIVERTKIKWMEDGSIGFTEDEGQTWEGLGRGTAVSMNFWGFSRSMIDEMAARFPAFLDRVKEENPLKGEYFLPLAVDALVKEELATVKVLKSADKWYGVTYKEDKDMVVSALQACKDKGLYPEKIWS; encoded by the coding sequence ATGAATGAACCCGTTTTAGTAATCATGGCAGCCGGTATGGGCAGCCGCTACGGAGGCTTGAAGCAGATGGATCCGGTGGGATCTGCCGGGGAGCTGATTATCGATTTTTCGCTGTACGATGCTTATCTGGCGGGATTTAAGGAAGTAATCTGCGTCATAAAAAGGGAGATTGAAGAGGATTTTAAGGCACTGATGGCTGGAAGGGCGGATCGCTATTTAAACATCCGCTATGCGTTTCAGGATTTGAAGGATTTACCAGAGGGCCATGAGGTGCCTGAAGGCCGGGAAAAACCTTGGGGCACCTGCCATGCAGTCCTCAGCTGCCGGGAAATGATACAAGGGCCTTTTGCTGTCATCAATGCAGATGATTATTATGGACCAGGAGCTTTTCAGAGCATGTACGAGTTTCTGTCCCAAGCCAAGGATGACCACAAGTACCGGTATTGCATGATCGGTTATCAGATTGAAAATACACTGACCGAAAACGGCACGGTGGCCAGAGGGGTTTGTCAGATTTCTGGAGATGGATTTTTGCAGGAAATCGTGGAACGAACAAAGATTAAGTGGATGGAAGACGGCAGCATTGGTTTCACCGAAGATGAAGGCCAGACCTGGGAGGGGCTAGGCAGGGGTACAGCGGTATCCATGAACTTTTGGGGATTTAGCAGGAGTATGATTGATGAAATGGCAGCCAGGTTTCCCGCTTTTTTAGATCGGGTAAAGGAGGAAAATCCATTAAAGGGCGAATACTTCCTGCCGCTGGCGGTGGATGCTTTAGTAAAGGAAGAGTTGGCTACGGTAAAGGTCCTAAAGTCAGCAGATAAGTGGTATGGTGTTACCTATAAGGAAGATAAGGATATGGTGGTCAGTGCGCTCCAAGCCTGCAAAGATAAAGGGCTGTATCCGGAGAAGATATGGTCTTAG